A genome region from Triticum aestivum cultivar Chinese Spring chromosome 2B, IWGSC CS RefSeq v2.1, whole genome shotgun sequence includes the following:
- the LOC123042476 gene encoding transcription factor ILI1, protein MSSSSRRSRTRRAGSSPSISEEQISELLSKLQALLPESQARNGAHRGSAARVLQETCNYIRSLHREVDDLSETLAALLASDAVTAEQAAVIRSLLM, encoded by the exons ATGTCGTCGAGCAGCCGGAGGTCACGCACGCGGCGCGCCGGGAGCTCGCCGTCCATCTCAGAGGAGCAGATCTCCGAGCTGCTGTCCAAGCTGCAGGCGCTGCTCCCGGAGTCTCAAGCTCGCAATGGCGCTCACAGG GGTTCGGCGGCGAGGGTGCTGCAGGAGACGTGCAACTACATCCGGAGCCTGCACCGGGAGGTGGACGACCTGAGCGAGACGCTCGCGGCGCTGCTCGCCTCCGACGCCGTCACCGCCGAGCAGGCCGCCGTCATCAGGAGCCTCCTCATGTGA